A DNA window from Brassica napus cultivar Da-Ae chromosome A4, Da-Ae, whole genome shotgun sequence contains the following coding sequences:
- the LOC106346691 gene encoding IQ domain-containing protein IQM3-like, whose protein sequence is MQVVANFDFQPSPFSHATGEMLISPVGHRDESFVNFTDALEGASDDSPPSVAAVKVQKVYRSYRTRRRLADSVVVAEELWWQAMDYARLNHSTISFFDYSRPETAVCRWNRVSLNASKVGKGLSIVDKAQKLAFQHWIEAIDPRHRYGHNLHVYYEEWCKADAGQPFFYWLDVGDGKDMDLIDCSRSKLKQQCIKYLGPQERVEYEYVIIDGKIVHKLTGNFLHTMHGSEGTKWIFVMSTFKKLYAGLKKKGRFHHSSFLAGGATLAAGRVVVDNGVLKTISAYSGHYRPSDESLETFLSFLRENEVSLDDVEVHKASEDSDNYDDYIKPNGDGTKSLKKEYATSCNAETETDENSNGTLDETKGNSYQRTLSGGFESAKADVPQKAMLQRINSKKQSKSLQLGHQLMLKWSTGAGPRIGCAADYPVQLRTQALEFVNLSPRYRTSTLSPTGRLDI, encoded by the exons ATGCAGGTCGTCGCCAACTTCGATTTCCAGCCTTCGCCGTTCTCTCACGCCACCGGTGAGATGCTCATTTCTCCGGTAGGCCACCGGGACGAATCTTTCGTTAACTTCACCGACGCGCTTGAAGGCGCCAGTGATGACTCGCCTCCTAGCGTGGCCGCAGTGAAAGTACAGAAGGTTTACAGGAGTTATCGCACGCGCCGGAGGTTAGCGGACTCCGTAGTTGTCGCCGAAGAGCTCTG GTGGCAGGCGATGGATTATGCGAGGTTAAATCATAGTACGATTTCATTCTTCGATTACTCGAGACCTGAAACTGCAGTTTGCAGATGGAATCGTGTGAGCTTGAATGCCTCTAAG GTGGGCAAGGGTCTGTCCATAGTCGACAAAGCTCAAAAACTAGCCTTCCAGCATTGGATTGAAGCG ATTGACCCTAGGCACCGCTATGGACACAACCTACATGTGTACTATGAAGAATGGTGTAAAGCTGATGCTGGCCAGCCATTTTTCTACTG GTTGGATGTTGGAGATGGGAAAGATATGGATCTTATAGATTGTTCAAGGTCGAAGCTTAAGCAGCAATGCATCAAATATCTTGGTCCT CAAGAGAGGGTAGAGTATGAGTATGTGATCATCGATGGGAAGATTGTTCACAAGTTAACCGGAAATTTTCTACACACCATGCACGGATCTGAGGGAACAAAATGGATCTTTGTTATGAGTACTTTCAAGAAACTCTATGCCGGTCTG aagaagaaaggaagatTCCATCACTCAAGTTTTTTGGCTGGAGGAGCGACACTAGCCGCAGGGAGGGTGGTCGTTGACAATGGAGTCCTCAAG ACAATCTCTGCATACAGTGGACATTACAGGCCCTCAGATGAAAGTCTGGAAACCTTTCTCTCGTTTCTtagagagaatgaagtgagcTTAGACGATGTTGAG GTGCACAAAGCTAGTGAAGATTCAGACAATTACGACGATTATATTAAACCCAATGGAGATGGAACCAAATCTTTGAAGAAAGAATACGCAACGTCATGCAATGCAGAGACTGAAACGGATGAAAACAGTAACGGAACACTTGATGAGACTAAAGGGAATAGTTACCAGAGAACGCTATCAGGTGGGTTTGAGAGCGCAAAAGCTGACGTTCCACAGAAAGCAATGCTACAAAGGATCAACTCAAAGAAACAGTCAAAATCTTTACAGTTGGGTCATCAGTTGATGCTGAAATGGTCCACTGGAGCCGGTCCAAGGATCGGTTGTGCAGCTGATTATCCGGTTCAGCTGAGAACACAGGCTTTGGAGTTCGTTAACTTATCGCCTCGATACCGGACCAGCACGTTGTCTCCGACCGGGAGGCttgatatctga
- the LOC106425506 gene encoding putative nuclease HARBI1: MSSSSSDEVFEERFDEVFEERFDEVFEEIFEDTFTNIVEAQTSHHRSRAYIERNREGGQYRLWNDYFSEDATFPSQIFRRRFRMNKDLFLRIVYGLSENFPFFQQRRDATGRLGLSALQKCTAAIRMLAYGSAADTVDEYLRLGETTALSCLRNFTDGIIHLFGGDYLRRPTPEDLQRLLDIGEKRGFPGMVGSIDCMHWEWKNCPTAWKGQYARGSGKPTIVLEAVASQDLWIWHAFFGPPGTLNDINVLDRSPVFDDILEGRAPRVRYMVNGHMYKLAYYLTDGIYPNWSTFIQSIKLPQSPKQELFAKAQEAARKDVERAFGVLQARFAIVKNPVRTLNKEKIWKIMRACIILHNMIVENERDGYIRYDISEFEEGDVTRTHRWKPTGLQI, from the coding sequence ATGTCGTCATCTTCATCCGACGAAGTTTTCGAAGAAAGATTTGACGAAGTTTTCGAAGAAAGATTTGACGAAGTTTTCGAAGAAATCTTCGAAGATACATTCACCAACATAGTCGAGGCCCAAACCAGTCATCATAGGAGCCGTGCTTATATTGAACGAAACCGTGAAGGAGGACAATACCGCTTATGGAATGACTACTTCAGCGAAGATGCGACATTCCCGTCACAAATATTTAGACGCCGCTTCCGCATGAATAAAGACTTATTCTTGCGTATTGTCTATGGGCTATCAGAGAACTTTCCATTCTttcagcaaagaagagatgcaacCGGAAGGTTAGGTCTTTCTGCACTACAAAAATGTACGGCAGCAATTCGTATGCTTGCTTATGGTTCAGCGGCTGACACggttgacgaatatctccgacttggtgagacCACTGCACTTTCCTGTTTACGTAATTTCACTGACGGAATAATACATTTATTCGGAGGTGACTATCTACGACGACCCACACCggaggatcttcaacgactactcgatattggagaaAAACGAGGGTTTCCTGGGATGGTCGGGAGCATTGATTGTATGCactgggagtggaaaaattgtccgaccgcttggaaaggacaatACGCACGAGGATCAGGAaaaccgacaattgtcttagaggctgttgcttcacaagatctttggatatggcacgctttttttggtcctccaggcaccttaaatgatatcaatgtcctcgatcggtctcctgtgtttgatgacattttagaaGGTCGAGCTCCCAGGGTAAGGTACATGGTCAACGGACACATGTATAAGTTGGCATACTATCTAACAGACGGTATATATCCAaattggtcaacatttatccaatctatcaaaCTCCCTCAATCTCCAAAACAAGAGTTATTTGCTAAAGCTCAAGAAGCAGcccgaaaagatgtggagcgggcttttggagtattgcaagctcgatttgcgatTGTCAAAAACCCGGTTCGTACATTGAACAAAGAAAAGATatggaagattatgagagcatgtatcatactacacaatatgatTGTTGAGaatgaacgagatggatacataCGATACGATATatctgaatttgaagaaggagacGTCACCAGAACTCACAGGTGGAAACCAACAGGCCTACAAATCTGA